A genomic segment from Glycine soja cultivar W05 chromosome 18, ASM419377v2, whole genome shotgun sequence encodes:
- the LOC114395686 gene encoding uncharacterized protein LOC114395686 — MMKKSGFEKMVSQKNKNKGGYDDHQKPRNNRFLVNINIMGSAGPIRFVVNEKELVSGVIDTALKSYAGEGRLPVLGFDATNFLLYCANAGFDALSPLEPIGSLGSRNFVLCKKQVQSSKAAPQSELVSQKSNGGWKAWLNKSFSLKILSH, encoded by the exons ATGATGAAGAAGAGTGGTTTTGAGAAGATGGTGTCGcagaagaacaagaacaagggAGGCTATGATGATCATCAGAAACCGAGGAATAACAGGTTTTTGGTAAACATCAATATCATGGGGAGTGCGGGGCCTATAAGGTTCGTGGTGAATGAGAAAGAACTTGTTTCTGGGGTCATTGATACTGCTCTCAAATCCTATGCTGGCGAAGGGAGGCTTCCTGTTCTTGGATTTGATGCCACCAATTTCCTTCTTTACTGCGCAAATGCTGGCTTTGATG CTCTGAGTCCATTGGAACCGATAGGATCTTTGGGGTCGAGGAATTTTGTGCTGTGCAAAAAGCAGGTGCAGTCATCAAAGGCAGCACCCCAATCTGAGTTGGTGTCTCAAAAGAGCAATGGTGGATGGAAGGCATGGTTAAATAAGtcatttagtttaaaaatcctATCCCATTGA
- the LOC114394880 gene encoding protein PTST, chloroplastic-like — translation MEISIARSHLETQGIFFSNISRTIGWESIRKLPCNVAAQGSRRDFHRLASSCQAFTAVYPRRSFICRANSMPISLQESASYGDNSIEDEDPYTDLEEEALAKPPTSEQIMTLLADTQRAKLTKKLSEANQQNRFLKRQLNVKEDALVKFKSELAVMELEIQALVRLAEEIAQCGIPEGSRKINGKYIHSHLVARLEAVNELLKEQIKDVDAAQSKEVSVFWVGMAESVQVMGTFDGWSQGEHLSPEYTGSYTRFSTTLLLRPGRYEIKFLVDGEWKLSPEFPIIGEGLTKNNLLVVE, via the exons ATGGAAATAAGTATTGCAAG GTCTCATCTCGAAACACAGGGAATATTCTTTTCAAATATTTCAAGAACAATAGGATGGGAAAGCATTAGGAAACTTCCATGTAATGTGGCTGCCCAGGGTTCAAGACGGGATTTTCACAGATTGGCCTCTTCCTGTCAAGCTTTTACTGCAGTGTATCCTAGAAGGTCTTTTATCTGTAGAGCAAATTCTATGCCAATTAGTTTACAGGAATCTGCATCATATGGAGATAATTCTATTGAGGatgaggatccatatacagacTTGGAAGAGGAAGCTTTGGCAAAACCACCTACCAGTGAACAG ATAATGACATTGCTTGCTGACACACAGAGAGCAAAACTCACTAAGAAGCTTAGTGAGGCCAACCAGCAAAACCGGTTCCTAAAAAGACAG TTGAATGTAAAGGAGGATGCATTGGTAAAATTCAAAAGTGAACTTGCTGTCATGGAACTTGAAATTCAG GCTTTGGTCAGATTAGCAGAAGAAATAGCTCAATGTGGTATTCCAGAAGGTTCAAGGAAGATCAATGGAAAGTACATTCATTCTCACCttgttgctagattagaag CTGTAAATGAACTACTGAAGGAACAAATAAAAGATGTCGATGCGGCACAATCGAAGGAGGTTTCTGTATTTTGGGTTGGCATGGCTGAG AGCGTGCAAGTTATGGGCACCTTTGATGGCTGGAGCCAAGGGGAGCACCTTTCACCTGAGTATACTGGTTCTTACACAAGGTTTTCCACTACATTGTTGCTTAGGCCAGGAAG GTATGAAATCAAATTCTTAGTTGATGGTGAATGGAAGCTGTCACCAGAGTTTCCCATTATTGGTGAAGGGTTaaccaaaaataatttgttagttgtcGAGTAA
- the LOC114394759 gene encoding protein C2-DOMAIN ABA-RELATED 1-like isoform X1, translating to MENLLGLLRIHVEKGVNLAIRDVVSSDPYVVIKMGRQKLKTRVVKKNLNPEWNDDLTLSISDPHAPIHLHVYDKDTFSMDDKMGDAEFFIGPFIEAVKMRLSGLPNNTIVTKVLPSRQNCLAEESHIMLKDGKVVQNMVLRLRNVESGEVELQLHWIDIPGSRHL from the exons atggaGAACTTGTTGGGTCTGCTGAGAATTCATGTTGAAAAAGGTGTCAATCTTGCCATCAGGGATGTGGTGAGCAGTGACCCTTATGTTGTCATCAAAATGGGAAGGCAG AAGCTGAAGACTCGGGTAGTCAAGAAGAATCTAAATCCTGAATGGAATGATGACTTGACCTTGTCTATTTCAGACCCTCATGCTCCAATTCATCTA CATGTGTATGACAAGGACACATTTAGCATGGATGACAAAATGGGGGATGCTGAGTTTTTCATAGGTCCATTTATTGAAGCAGTGAAGATGCGCTTGTCAGGTCTCCCCAACAATACTATAGTTACAAAAGTGCTACCTAGCAGACAAAACTGTTTAGCTGAAGAGAGTCACATAATGTTGAAGGATGGCAAGGTTGTCCAAAACATGGTTCTTAGACTAAGAAATGTTGAGAGTGGGGAAGTGGAGCTCCAGTTGCATTGGATTGACATTCCTGGTTCAAGACATCTCTAG
- the LOC114394759 gene encoding protein C2-DOMAIN ABA-RELATED 1-like isoform X2, with protein MSHMQKLKTRVVKKNLNPEWNDDLTLSISDPHAPIHLHVYDKDTFSMDDKMGDAEFFIGPFIEAVKMRLSGLPNNTIVTKVLPSRQNCLAEESHIMLKDGKVVQNMVLRLRNVESGEVELQLHWIDIPGSRHL; from the exons ATGTCTCATATGCAGAAGCTGAAGACTCGGGTAGTCAAGAAGAATCTAAATCCTGAATGGAATGATGACTTGACCTTGTCTATTTCAGACCCTCATGCTCCAATTCATCTA CATGTGTATGACAAGGACACATTTAGCATGGATGACAAAATGGGGGATGCTGAGTTTTTCATAGGTCCATTTATTGAAGCAGTGAAGATGCGCTTGTCAGGTCTCCCCAACAATACTATAGTTACAAAAGTGCTACCTAGCAGACAAAACTGTTTAGCTGAAGAGAGTCACATAATGTTGAAGGATGGCAAGGTTGTCCAAAACATGGTTCTTAGACTAAGAAATGTTGAGAGTGGGGAAGTGGAGCTCCAGTTGCATTGGATTGACATTCCTGGTTCAAGACATCTCTAG